The sequence GCTTTTTTCGCCCTGACTCCGACTCAACCGCTTCATTGCCATCGCCAAGCTTAACTGCATCCGTTTGAAGGCTTTGCCGAGCGTACCAATTTCATCATTTGGCAGCTTTCCAAACTCAGCGTCTACATGTCCCATACTAATTTCTTCTGCAACAGCAGTCAGGCGTTTGAGCGGTCGGATCACATGCCGATTAAGCAGAATGTTGACGAGAGCAATAATGATAATAAACAGCAGGGAAACAATCCCAATCACCAGGAAAGAAGAGTGATACGCTTTTTCCAGCACTTTGCTCGCCGGAACAGAAACGATTTTTGCGCTCACAATTTCATTCAATTGCCAACCAAATCCGTTCTCGGTTCCATAGCGATCGATCATACTTTTGGGAGCAGCTTCAACGGTGCTATGGCACTGAAGACAACTTTGTTTTTGAATTGCTAGCGGACGGGCAATGTAAAAAACATCTCCGCCAGACATTGAGCGAAATCCCCGCAGTTCTTTCAGATCTTTTTCGTTTCTGAATCGATTAACCAGTTTCTCCTCAAAGCTGTCTACCTTGTCGCGCAGATTCGTTGGATTAAGGGTTGCTTCTTTGTAAAAGAAATCACGATAATCTGGATTTTTCCTTAAGATCTCAAACACTTCACGTGCCGAGTAAGCCGGTACACTTTGAGGCAAAAATTCAGTGTCTAGCTTATCTACAAGTTGTGGGTTGACTTGAGTATCGGTATAGGCTCGCACAGAAGTCATGGTTTCCATCATCATCTGTGCAGTATTAGCAATATCGTTTTTGGCATTCTCTCTGAGAACGGCAGAGAGCGCGACGCCACTTAATGACAAACCAACCAGCAGAATCAAAGAGAGAAATACTGTAAACTTTTGTCTTAGTTTCAGGTTTTTTAGCATATGCGGAGCGGCTCGGCTAAATTACTCATTTCTTGTCGTGCATTGAGCAATCACTAAGCAAGGCTTTAAGAATCTTTAGATTGTTCTGAATTGAGACAAACTAAACCCACTGGTGATTTCTACGTGAGAATTTGAATGTTTCTCTTATTTTGCTCTTAATCATACTGTACGACCGGAGTGGCTAATTCATGCAATCTCGCAAAAGTCTTTTAGAACTCTTTTCGACATTCATGCAATTCGAGGATGACCAGTTCAGTCGTTGGGCAACAGATTGGAAACTGCGCCGCAATATGAGCCGTTGCCAGGAGCAGCTTAGTGCCGAGTCAGAATTTTCAGAAAATTTTTGGGTGATTTATTGGTGTAAACGTTGGCAAACCCAGGGGATCGATCTGGAACGAGACCACCTGGCGGCTTATTTACAGGAAGTTTGTTATTGGACTTCGCGGAAAACGATCGCCAGTTTCAGCATCGCCCAATATACGCTTTCAGATTGTTTTCAGGTGGCAATCTCCCGGGTTGATAAGGTGCTGAAAGGCTTCAACCCAGACTATGGCAAAGAACTCAAAACCTATGCCAGCGTTTCGTTTAGCAGTATCCTGCGCGATTTTCTGAAGCAGCGATCGGTGATTGACATCTGCTCAGACTGGTCACTGTTACGGAAACTGAGCCAGAAGCGGCTGATTTCTGCCCTTCAAAATGCGGGGCTGCCGCCTGAAAGAATTTCAGCCTACGTCTTAGCCTGGCAATGTCTCAAACTGGTACAGGTTCCTGCACAACCTAGCTCAACTCGCAGCTTGCCCAAACCCAACGATGAAGCATGGCAGACGGTGGCGCGGCTCTACAACAGCGATCGTCTTAGCCAATCTCCTCCAGCCCCAGAGTGCAGCCCAGCAGTGCTAGAAAAATGGATGCATGAGTGTGTCAAAGCTGCCCGGTCTTATCTTTATCCTACAACCACATCCATTAATGCTCCCAGAGCCGGACAAGAAGCGGGCGAGCTGATCGATACCTTAGTTGGAGATACCAAAGACTCGCTTCTGAATGAGTTAATCGTTGCGGAAGAGCAACAAACGCGGCAGACCCAGCAAGACCAAATTAGTCAAGTTTTGAAAACATCCCTCGCAACGTTAGAGCCTTCGGTGCAACAACTTCTGGAGCTATATTATGCTCAAGGACTCACCCAGCAAGAAATGGCGAAACGGTTGGATATGAAGCAATACACTATCTCACGCCGCTTTTCTAAAGCCAGAGAAGTCTTGCTGCTGGCTCTAACTGAATGGAGCCGAGACGTACTGCATATTACTCCTTCACCTGACGTACTCAAAGGTATCAGTGCGCTGCTGGAAGAATGGCTGACAACTCACTACCATCATCCAGACTTGTCCTCCTTACAAACGAGCGGATATGACACCTAACTCAGACCTCTTTAACCCCGTCTCCCATTATCTAGAACTGTCATCGACCGCTTTAGCCCAAGCTTGGCAGCAAAGCCAGTTTGGCAGTACGGCAGCGAGTCGCTGGAATGCTTATCTCAATCAGGTCAGCCTGGATGCTATTTTGCCCTGGCTGCGAAATGAGCGAGATGCAAGGGCAACCGTTTGGACAAATCCAGGTGCACTCCCTAGCTTCTGGGAAGTCGTGAATGGAACGGCGATCGTCCTCAACAACAAAAAACTGGTGCTGATTCCCAGTGAAGCTATTGATACAAGTGAACTGCGCGTTCCTCAAGAGTGGGTGGACATTCCAGGCTGGGCAGCCGATTATTATTTGGCAGTCCAGGTTGATCCGGATGAGTTATCGATCAAGCTTTGGGGATACTGCACCCATCAGCAGCTTAAGACGGAGGGAGAGTATATTCCGGGCGATCGGACCTATACCCTGGATGAAGATCAGCTCATTCCCGATCTCAGCCTGCTTTGGGTGACTGCTCAGGTCTTTGCAGAACCCACCAGAGCCGCTGTTCCGTCGCTGCCCAAGCTGGCACTAACTCAAGCTGAATCCCTCTTACAACGATTGGGCAACCCTGCCGTATTAGAGCCTCGTTTAGCTGTTCCGTTTCACCTCTGGGGTGCTTTGCTAGAGCATGGAGGCTGGAGACAACGCTTATTAGAGAAGCGACAAGGGATTCCAGAGCAGCGATCGATCGTGCAATGGCTTCAGTCTGGTATTTCCAACCTGGGGCAGCTCACCTGGACACAAATTCAGTTTCAACCAAGTGGAGCAGGGGCTAGAAGTACCGAAACCCCGCTCTCAACCACGGCACTTTCGCGTCAACTCACGATTGCTGGGCAAGCATACACTTTACGAATTTTACCGATCGGCAGCCCTGACGCAAGAAATTGGCGGTTTGAGCTACGCAGTGCCTCTCCCGGTAACCTGATCCCCTCAGGCTTCAAGCTCAGACTGTTGACCGAAGACCTGCAACCCTTCGAAGGCAGCGAAGATGTTGCTAATACAGCAGTTGCAGAACTCTACATTGATGTGACCCTTGCACCCGAAGAAGGGATCGTGTGGGAAGTTGAGCCAACTCCAGAAACTTACGATCAGGAAATTTTACGGTTTTAGAAAACTGGCGCTAAGAATACATAAAAGGCAACTGCAAGTCTAGGACAGGCTTACAGTTTGTCTGGTTGTTTGAGCAATGCAGAACTCCCTAAATTTTCCTGCTCGATCCACTTGTTCTCACCGTTCTGCCGATCGCACCCATTCTCTTCTTTCAGTGACTAACGGGGGCTGTTCTGGCAGTAATTTCCTAGCCATAGCAATCCAGTTAACGATCGCATTGGCGTTACTAATAGATCGCTTTGTGGCATTTGAATTGTGACTTGTGGCGGTGGAATTGAGCTAGGCAATAGCAGTCGCGCCAGTGGCGAGCTTTGCAGAACATCCTGTAGCGTTCCCACATTCGCACTACAAAACCCTTGTATCCAGGCAACTTGGTTTGCCAAAGGTTCTAGTGTTTCAGCCCGAACAGCATTGATCGTCTCCTGAACAGCAGGCGATTGTTGAGCAATGAAGCTTTCTTGCCCAACGCCTAAACCAGATGCGAGATCAACGCTTTGGTAGACAATGGGCAATAGAAAAGTTTCGACTAGCCCAATCACACCATCAATCACAGAAACAAACTGACCCGCTTGCAGCTCCACCGTCACGTCTCCCCTAGCATTGGTCACGCTGACTGGACCCAGTGGGCTATTCGTTAAGACTCCGACGATCGATGCATTTCGGCTGGCGTCATGCTGCACAAACAAGGCTGTACCATGAGCGAGGACTGACGCCTGAGAGGTGTTAATGCGGCTGTCGCCTTGTCCGGGTCGAATCATGAAGAGTGCGGAGCCATCCACTAGCTCAAAGCTGCGCCGACCAGGAGGAAATCGAAAGACAGTGCCTTCGCCTGTTCGCACCAGGGTTCCTTCGTTAAACAATATCTCTGCTCTCGACTGTGCCGCAGTTCTGACAGCATCGCGTGGAACCAGTGAATCGCCAACAGCAGCACGCGCCCACTGTCCTTGATCCTGACGATTCAGCTCAACCTGATTGACCACTCGGTAAAGCTCGGCACTCGTCACCGGAGATTCAGCCAGAACTGGGCTGCTCCAACAACCAGCCAAAATAATCGCTGCTACCCACTTCAGTTTTGAAGTCAAACACCACATTAGAGATATTGCTCGCGATCGCTTTTCATCAATTTTCTAGCTTAGCAATGCTTCATCAACGCTAAAAATATCAAGATTCGTGAACTTTAGCATGAACTCTTCATTCATGATTCTGTTGATTCATAAGATTCATGACTTGATTCACAGTTTAGAAACCAGGAAGTGGAGGGGAGATGATTTCAGATGTGATGATTGTCGTTTGCAGCATTTCATGATCTCCTAGCAAGAACTCACTATAGTCTGCTAGTGTATCCAATCCCATCGAACCGAGACACATTTCAGTGAATAGCCAAATTACAAGTTTGATGAATAATGCTTGCCAATCAACTTTCATCGTCTTTCCTGAGCGGCAGAATGGAATTGCTGCACTTACCTCCTTACTGATCAGTACGGACAGATTCCCCGAACTATGCACCTCAGCTAGGCACCTGAACGATGCACTACAAAAAACCTCGTCCGGTTTCAGAGCGAGGTCGTTTACGTTTAGTTTTGATAGCCCTTTAGAACAGGTTTAGCAAGCTTGAAGGATAATCCGGGCATTGTGCAATTTTTTCACTGCTCTTGTGGGATAGGCGTTTTGTCCAGATCAAGGCAGAACCAAATGAAAACTCTAGCTTGATATCTGCTAGAGCATTGTTTTATGGGTGGGAGTCCTATGAATTAAAGAATTTGGATGACCGATCGGATCAGGATAGCTAACACTAATCAGTTAATTTTTAATAGCCATAAGCTGAATTAGGCATACTTCCTGAATAGACGTTGGTTCCGTAATTCGGGATGAAGTTTGGGTCATAAGCGGGGCTGTACATATCCATCTGGACATTCACCGGAACACGAATTGTCGGAGTATTGATTCCCGTTGGATTCATGTTCGGATCACCACCGACATACTCAAGACTCGTACGATCTTGGGTTGGAGCCTCATATCCCGTATAAACTTGACTTCCGGTATTGGTTACAAAACCACCAACGCAAGATCCGTCGTCATACATGCCTACCGTATTCGATTGTTGTGCTGGAGTATGTGTACCGCGAATTGCAATTTGAGTATTTACATCAACCATGCCACAAGCGATCGATGCAGAAGCAGCAGGGGTAAGTGATGGCATCAACGGCAGTAAGGAAATCGATAATAGTCCAAGGGAAAGGAATTTAAATTTCATGGTAGTTTCCTGGTGAGAAGGTTGTGAGTGAGTTAATGGCAAACGGTTGTTGTTGTGGACATGTAGGTTTGTCCTACTGCACCGTTCGATCGATTGGTTTGATTGCTCTGCTCTGTATGATGATTTTCCTGGCACGACAGGTTTGGAGTAGAGCGTGATAGGTTAGGCGAAGTTGATAAGGGAAGATGGATCGAGTTTGAAGGACGGTCAGTGGCTCGTAGGGGATAACGATTGGTGAAAGTGGTTCGCTGGTTAGGCAAAACGATCGATCCACCTGTACCAGACTCAACTCGAATGCCACCATTTTGATCAATCACGACTCTGGTATTACCGTTCCGTACATCAAGATTACGAGCCATTGCAACGCCAGCAGTGAGTGTCAGTAGAGAAGAAAGAACAAGCAGTGAAATTGATGATTTGAGCAGCATGGTTAAATTGCTCCATTAAAAAAGACCAATGCTTTGAAATAAAAGAAATTAATACGCGTGATCACCTCCCTGGCTTAATCTGTTTTGCTCCTTGATGGTATTAGTAGCCATAGCCCCAGTAGCCTGAATTCATCAGGTAATTCTCATAAGCAGATTGATTAATGTTGTTAACAGCAGTGGAATGATCCCCTTCAGCAACAGCCGTTCCATTAGCTTGCTGATTTGAAAATTGATCTTGGGGAACTGCGCCATATCCACCACCCCAGTAGTCTGCTCCACCCCAATTGTCTGGATACATCTGATAATTTTGGTGGTTGACCTGGTTGATATTGCTAATAGCAGTCGCGTCATTACCTGTTGCGATCGCGTTTGCAGTTGCCTGTTGATTAGAGATCTGGCTTTGAGGATTTGACCAATCGCCGTATCCGTAGCCCCAATCTGTGGGACTTGGACTGCCAAGATAGATTTGATAGATGGATTGGTGAACGTTGTTAACGGCTCTGGCATGATTACCACGGGCTACCGCTGTTGCAGTTGCTCTCTGTGAACCACCTTGGCGCTGACCAGCGAGGGCGGCA is a genomic window of Trichocoleus sp. containing:
- a CDS encoding DUF3365 domain-containing protein, which encodes MLKNLKLRQKFTVFLSLILLVGLSLSGVALSAVLRENAKNDIANTAQMMMETMTSVRAYTDTQVNPQLVDKLDTEFLPQSVPAYSAREVFEILRKNPDYRDFFYKEATLNPTNLRDKVDSFEEKLVNRFRNEKDLKELRGFRSMSGGDVFYIARPLAIQKQSCLQCHSTVEAAPKSMIDRYGTENGFGWQLNEIVSAKIVSVPASKVLEKAYHSSFLVIGIVSLLFIIIIALVNILLNRHVIRPLKRLTAVAEEISMGHVDAEFGKLPNDEIGTLGKAFKRMQLSLAMAMKRLSRSQGEKSNA
- a CDS encoding sigma-70 family RNA polymerase sigma factor translates to MQSRKSLLELFSTFMQFEDDQFSRWATDWKLRRNMSRCQEQLSAESEFSENFWVIYWCKRWQTQGIDLERDHLAAYLQEVCYWTSRKTIASFSIAQYTLSDCFQVAISRVDKVLKGFNPDYGKELKTYASVSFSSILRDFLKQRSVIDICSDWSLLRKLSQKRLISALQNAGLPPERISAYVLAWQCLKLVQVPAQPSSTRSLPKPNDEAWQTVARLYNSDRLSQSPPAPECSPAVLEKWMHECVKAARSYLYPTTTSINAPRAGQEAGELIDTLVGDTKDSLLNELIVAEEQQTRQTQQDQISQVLKTSLATLEPSVQQLLELYYAQGLTQQEMAKRLDMKQYTISRRFSKAREVLLLALTEWSRDVLHITPSPDVLKGISALLEEWLTTHYHHPDLSSLQTSGYDT
- a CDS encoding DUF1822 family protein, with product MTPNSDLFNPVSHYLELSSTALAQAWQQSQFGSTAASRWNAYLNQVSLDAILPWLRNERDARATVWTNPGALPSFWEVVNGTAIVLNNKKLVLIPSEAIDTSELRVPQEWVDIPGWAADYYLAVQVDPDELSIKLWGYCTHQQLKTEGEYIPGDRTYTLDEDQLIPDLSLLWVTAQVFAEPTRAAVPSLPKLALTQAESLLQRLGNPAVLEPRLAVPFHLWGALLEHGGWRQRLLEKRQGIPEQRSIVQWLQSGISNLGQLTWTQIQFQPSGAGARSTETPLSTTALSRQLTIAGQAYTLRILPIGSPDARNWRFELRSASPGNLIPSGFKLRLLTEDLQPFEGSEDVANTAVAELYIDVTLAPEEGIVWEVEPTPETYDQEILRF
- a CDS encoding FecR family protein encodes the protein MAGCWSSPVLAESPVTSAELYRVVNQVELNRQDQGQWARAAVGDSLVPRDAVRTAAQSRAEILFNEGTLVRTGEGTVFRFPPGRRSFELVDGSALFMIRPGQGDSRINTSQASVLAHGTALFVQHDASRNASIVGVLTNSPLGPVSVTNARGDVTVELQAGQFVSVIDGVIGLVETFLLPIVYQSVDLASGLGVGQESFIAQQSPAVQETINAVRAETLEPLANQVAWIQGFCSANVGTLQDVLQSSPLARLLLPSSIPPPQVTIQMPQSDLLVTPMRSLTGLLWLGNYCQNSPR